The Ananas comosus cultivar F153 linkage group 4, ASM154086v1, whole genome shotgun sequence region tgctatctatagtaaaaataaaaaaaaatatttgttgtaggcaaaaataaaaaaaaaaatattgagagaagaaaaataaaaaaaaatagtaagagagagagagagtgtgtgtgaaaGTCTGAAGTATGAGAGAGAggcgaagaaaaaaaaaaaaaaaaaaaaaaaaaaaaaaaaaaaagaggtgggACACACCGAAGCTCCCCGCCAAACGCGGGGAGGCTTCGGTTGGTTCCCAATTCATTGCATAAGAAATGGCATTTTCTAATCCCACAGAAGGTGAGAATTCAAAACCCTCCCCCCtctctatcctttttttttttttcttttttcataggAGTTTTATTGTAATGGATTAAAATACAGCTtcaattaagtttgaaatttatcACCTATTATGTACGTTAATAAGGATATTCCTGTATACTTTTTGATGTAATCCAATACACGGTGATGATATAATTCTTAGTATTCTAATATATatgcaaaccaaacaaaaaatatttttattttctcataaTTCAATTCTAGATCATTtctaagaaattaattttttgtgggAATTTTAAATCCATCGAATGAAATAGAACCTAATTAAGAAGGTAATCCGGTGCTGTGAATAATCCAacattttttatagaattatatGCAAAATGAATCAAACACAGTAATACGTAAGCATTCCTGCAGAATGCTCAGTAATTCAGAAAAGATCACGCGAATCAAATACGCTCTCTTTTGTACTCTATTTTAGGCTATAGTAATTGGATAAAACCTTGACCATTGTTTTCagttatttactatttaaaacCAGCCAATAACAAGTACCCTGAAGTAGTAATTGGTTCGTTTATATATGGATTgtattagtttattttatttgaagaaACTACTCAGTTGTCTAAGCACATGGtatccttttattttagttaCTCTTATGTCTTGTCCCCTCTCATGTATGAGTTGTGTGTCATGTGTATTCAAATGTGATATAATCAATCAATGATGGCCTAACATGAATGGATGCTAGTGTGCTTATATCAATGCCTAATTATTGGGCTGTAGTTCAATTGTGATGAGTAGTATAATCCTTGTCTGAAAAGATTCTTTCCAGCAAACCCAATGTGAAGTCTTCCATTAAAATGTTTAATAATCTTcctaactttaattttatttctgtcaaataaacaatttttttaaaaaaatttaagctgcTAATAAATGGTTTTCGtatattttagttatttctCGAGACTCTCCCTCATATTTTAGTTCAAAACTATGTGAAGATTGAATTAAAAGCACGGTGGCTACTCATTCTGCTAGTAAACTGTCAAAGATCCTCGTAAGGTCTGAACTTACCTTGTTAAtattattatgaaataattatttttttttgaaaacttaagATGCTAGGTGATAATGTACTATTTTATCTCAAGAAATGCATATTTTATAGCAACCACTGTATATAAAACCATACAACTAAATGACAAGAACTAGAAATTTCCAATGGACAATGCcaacaaattaaagaaaaaaaatggtgctTGAATGGAATATTTTGAAAGGTTGTAAAACCACATGCAATAGGTTTCTCATGAGACTCTATATAAGTGCTAGTTAGCTAGAAGTCCTTGTACTAGTACAACAGAAGAGagtcctaattaattaatctcaTTAGCTCTTAAGATGGCCTCAAAGACTCTACTAGTGTTGTTGCTCCCTTTCAACCTAGTGTTGTTCCTCTCCATCTTAGCAGAAGCACAGCTCCTGCAGGTTGGTTTCTACAGCAAGACATGCCCGAATGTCGAAGATATCGTCCGGAAGGAGATGACCGAGATCCTCTCGGTAGCTCCGAGTCTCGCTGGTCCTCTTCTGAGGTTGCACTTTCACGATTGCTTTGTAAGGGTAATGTTGCTTGCACGATCACACCTCTTGGAATTCTTAAGTTGTTAGAGACTGATGTGTTGTACACGCATATTCTTGACCCTTAACGTatatttcaaatcaaacaagTAAAGATTTTTATGTTAAACAACTCTCTAAATATATGCAAGATTTCAAACTGAGGGTCTTCTACTCTGAGACTTGACAAACTCTCTATGTTCTTTAAAAGCAAGGCACTTGTAACAAACATTTATTATCTCGGGATTGAAGTTAAAGAAGATTCATGTCATCTAATGAGATTCTTTGATATAGGGATGCGATGGTTCAGTTCTACTTGATTCTACGAAGAACAATGTAGCTGAGAAAGAGGCAGATCCGAACAAGAGCCTCCGAGGATTCGGGGTGATAGAAAGGGTGAAGGCTAAAGTGGAGAAAGCTTGTCCAAACACTGTCTCGTGTGCTGATATCCTGGCTTTGGTGGCAAGAGATGCAGTGTGGCTGGTAAGACATGccatttttctctcattttgtGCAACAATCTCTATTTTCTGTAAGTTTACGTCGCTAGCTAGACATCACGGACACGGAAACGAGACTCTACATGACACGACTCGATTCAAACATGATGACTCGATAGCTTCCAAAAAATTAAGACATGGATAAGATATGGATGCCgctaataacaaataaaattattaatatttatgacAATATAtacttagtatatatataaatgttaattttgctaaaatattattgtatttttcatATGAATGGAAATCAATAAAATTCTTGTTGATAATTCATATATTGTATAGAAAGAAACTCTTCACtgcatataatttatttatatcatctaaaaaaaagtttgtatGCATTGATCAAAAagccaaaatatttattatcttatgtTATATAggcattaaaatataaaataaaaaaatatattttctaatagGATGCATAATGGGCTCGCATCGAATGCACATTCATGGCGAGTCCGACATGAACACACGAGACTTAAACTGCTAATGAATATTTGTTTTGATCATACAACTTAAAGGGAAATTGTTGAGCTAATTaaagtttcttcttttttttttattactttcaaATAGTGAGCTAATTAAAGATTGGTCTTTTGTGATGATTTAGAGCAAAGGGCCATCTTGGCCAGTATGGACAGGAAGAAGAGATGGAAGAGTGTCACTTGCAACTGAAACCAAGCAACTGCCATCACCCAATGCAAATATTACTCGGCTGATCTCAAACTTTGCAGCAAAGGGCTTGAGTGTCAAGGACCTAGCAGTCCTATCAGGTATCCTCCTTTTACTTGCATCTTATGTAATAATACATACTGAAGGGCTTCTTcttttcacttcttttttttttttataaatggtcatagtaaatttatatttgcatagaTAACTCCCTCCTTACCACGTGAGCGCCTAGATGGcgttatttaaatattttttatcttttattatttctaagttaaaaaaaaaagactaaagtGTGAATATGAATACGGTGATTCAATTGCTatattcaacttaaaattaCCATTGTGGCACTCGCATGGTAAAAAAAGAGctatatatgcaaatataaatttactatgaccatttataaaaaaaaaattgaaagggctaaatgtaaaaaaagtccaatattaaattattgataCTATATATGTTTCGTGAAGGGAAAATTTCTGGAAGTTAGAAACAAATTGAGCCTTTTGTGCCAATCTTTAACATCTTTGTGCTAACatcaactcaactctctctctctctctctctctctctctcctccattGATTTTTACCTCTTTcaattatcaaataaataatatcaaaaaactgtaatatttattttttaaatactttaaataatttagatcatgtctattaaaattaatatggatttgaaaatttcatcatctaAAATAACCTAAGAGCATAAAGGCCTCAATccgtacttttaaaagcactccagttgaactctctctctctctctctctatatatatatgtactatataagatagagagagagagaagagagagtagagagaggagaagagagaatgatcttcttatacttttaaaacaTCAAAGTCATTggtatttatagatttttagttTTGATGAGATTTATAAAATTAGGAATGATAGTGCGACCCCtactagggttgagtgagtagttgaTGAAAGTATAATTAATAGGATGGAATGGTTAAAAGAATAGATTGTAAGGTGAAAAATGTTATAAGTACTTAGGTATTGAATACTTTTAAAATGTATAGCCggactcctctctctcctctctcttctcgtgctctctctctctctctctctcctctcgtaactatataatatattaagcTATATATACAATActcctaagtatatatattaaaaaaaacctaTATCATGTTAAAGCTTATACAATGAATCCGATGCAGCATATGGCTACCTTACCTTCCGACACATCTATATACCTTACCATCCCTTCCAAATTGATTTTCTCTCACCTGCAATATccatctttatatatatagtatatacttattatatataacGCCCCCGATATGTCCCCACATCGGATGAGATTACTTAATTCCGATCAGGTATTATTGAGGCTACCTACGCTACCGTAATAATCAACTGCGCTTAAGTATCTTTGGGGCCCGCGTGTTTGGCCCAaccgagttattgttgctacgGGTCGATCCGtgcaatataatatatatatatatatatatatatatatagtgcggctagcatgcttatggaagcacggaggggctccgtgcttcactttgttttcgatgttcggactttcgaatcgacgatcggctctgttagacttgatctagagtatttgaagtgtctagaaaataaattttgtgatttttgatatcatttgcctagtgatcgaagtggctcaaatcaacaagctgaaaataaaaatcttacaaaatatgatgatatgacatttaaaattttagatcaaagttattgatcttgttttatatgcgtataaagaattttctatcaaaatttcatgtgatttggatatttctacaccgttaaacttgcaacgcTGCACCACGGcctgttaaaattattgattttgttcgATCACtcggcaaatgatatcgaaaatcgcaaaatttattttctaggtacttcaaatactctagatcaacttctaacggagccgatcgtcgattcagaaagcGCCGAACATCGAAACGACCTTGGAAGTACGGAGGTCTCGTGGCTTCCCATAAGCCATACCAGCCACaacttctctcctctctctcgctctcctctctctctcttctctctctctctctctctctctctatatatatatatatatcaactattCCTAATGCAAGTACATGGTTTGTATTCAAGGttctaagtttaaaatttagttgcttcatattttcagctaagtttattttttaaaaaaaatttgaatgaaacATATTATATCATACTacgtttttaaaaaaaatgatcccCCTGTATATATGTCTACCTCACTCTCTCGCTATCTCTTCAAATCCCTCTCTTACACTTTCGTAAATATCAAGCTCATTTGAATTATCTTACGTGCATTGTTTTTATCATTGTTTTCTGATATTTGCCCATTAATGCGATTAAAGCTAGTTATTGTCCTTTAATTAAAGCAAATTAAGCATTGGTGATTACTTATATACACCTCCTAACGGATTGAATTCGAAAACTTACAAATCATAATTTGAGTGAAACAA contains the following coding sequences:
- the LOC109709369 gene encoding peroxidase 1-like, whose product is MASKTLLVLLLPFNLVLFLSILAEAQLLQVGFYSKTCPNVEDIVRKEMTEILSVAPSLAGPLLRLHFHDCFVRGCDGSVLLDSTKNNVAEKEADPNKSLRGFGVIERVKAKVEKACPNTVSCADILALVARDAVWLSKGPSWPVWTGRRDGRVSLATETKQLPSPNANITRLISNFAAKGLSVKDLAVLSGGHTLGTSHCSSFSERLYNFTGKDNLHDVDPALDKEYVPKLRARCSLTDNTTIVEMDPGSFRTFDTSYYKYVAKRRGLFHSDASLLTNSETKAYVQRHADGLTAEFFQDFGDSMINMGNVAVLTGNQGEIRKKCYVVNKIN